One part of the bacterium genome encodes these proteins:
- the murB gene encoding UDP-N-acetylmuramate dehydrogenase, whose amino-acid sequence MKPGILRKFLPGLRENVLLKDYTTFRIGGPADFFYEAKTEKDFVNAIRISRKLEVPFFILGRGSNTLFDDKGFRGLVIRNMVSEMKISKRLKRSFGKKESGNAHYLPAHPGKYLKFSDLDYPQEPFDIELEVSSGIPVQYLIQKTLEKKLTGLQWFAGIPGSVGGAVVYNIHGGTKLFGDYVKDVTVIDKNNRIRKIKSKDLGFAYDLSNVQKEKQIILRVTLFLSRGDIGRARHVYKEWLKRKLKVQPQTNCPGSIFKNFPRKVSEKTGSPTTGAGWFIDQAGLKGKTIGRVQVSKKHANFIINLGGGKAKDARKLIKTIKEKVKKKFKLNLKEEILILPSEI is encoded by the coding sequence ATGAAACCAGGGATTTTGAGGAAGTTTTTGCCCGGCCTCAGAGAAAACGTTTTGTTGAAGGATTACACAACCTTCCGGATCGGCGGTCCGGCCGATTTTTTTTACGAAGCAAAAACAGAAAAAGATTTTGTCAACGCCATCAGGATTTCCCGCAAGCTTGAAGTCCCTTTTTTCATTTTAGGAAGGGGATCGAATACTCTTTTTGACGACAAAGGTTTCCGGGGCTTGGTCATCAGGAATATGGTTTCGGAAATGAAAATCTCAAAAAGACTAAAAAGATCTTTTGGAAAAAAGGAATCGGGAAACGCCCATTATCTACCGGCTCATCCCGGCAAGTATTTAAAATTTTCCGATCTGGATTACCCGCAGGAACCTTTTGATATTGAGCTTGAAGTTTCCTCGGGAATTCCCGTCCAGTATTTGATCCAGAAAACTTTAGAGAAAAAACTGACCGGCCTTCAATGGTTTGCCGGCATTCCCGGGTCTGTCGGCGGAGCGGTAGTTTACAATATTCACGGCGGGACAAAACTTTTCGGCGACTATGTCAAAGACGTAACGGTTATCGACAAAAACAATCGTATAAGAAAGATAAAAAGCAAGGACCTGGGTTTTGCTTACGATCTCAGCAATGTCCAGAAAGAAAAACAAATTATTTTAAGAGTGACCCTCTTCCTTTCCCGCGGAGATATCGGCAGGGCCAGGCATGTCTACAAAGAATGGCTGAAAAGAAAATTAAAGGTTCAGCCGCAGACAAATTGCCCCGGAAGCATTTTTAAAAATTTTCCAAGAAAAGTTTCAGAAAAAACCGGCTCGCCGACGACCGGAGCCGGCTGGTTCATAGACCAGGCAGGCCTAAAAGGAAAGACAATCGGGAGGGTTCAGGTTTCAAAAAAACACGCAAACTTCATTATTAATCTGGGCGGCGGAAAGGCAAAAGACGCCAGAAAATTGATTAAAACAATAAAAGAAAAGGTAAAAAAGAAATTTAAGCTGAATCTTAAGGAAGAAATACTGATTTTGCCGTCAGAAATCTAA